The following proteins come from a genomic window of Megalops cyprinoides isolate fMegCyp1 chromosome 6, fMegCyp1.pri, whole genome shotgun sequence:
- the LOC118779017 gene encoding nuclear receptor coactivator 6-like translates to MAHRQGPGWPTPVGHTELERDSGLEDDDDDSSSRQSNHGNGPLLGQCPEEDSTIFVAFRGNMEDKDFQEKLDRILYGMPEMLQLDAERMQPRRVEPWNSVRVTFNIPRDAAERLRILAQHNQQQLRDLGILSVQIEGESAINIAMGQSSGQEVRVNGPMGATSSMKMDGGFPVQPGPGGLRMNNPLAMMANSGPGMAAPGVSGQAQTRAPRPPTHADSMDPVLSGMAAHQQQQQQPLHGPTVLPPQGHPMQAGRQLSPATLQQLQQQQAQHAQLGGARAPFNPSNPMAVPPGWNQHPSGVLQPPLGQGPMGPAWRKGLPQTQMAPRPSLATVQVPNHPPPPYPFGSQQASQAFAAMGQQQQQQQQQLGATQFAAPQPKGLPGPPSGVAGPRAPPPQPPSTTPQGHPAAKSPASSSSPSPFQQGSPGTPPMMGQNQGQLGPRPATPQNFPQQALQGKLQPGIVGMPPQGQGPQPGMGGMPKRMPMGFPNVQASQNLMQGQVTSTASIPGPGTNPQLQNSQSMQHAGVQPSALNHQQQGSHGQASVNLGSVSGPHAGMTSQPTGATGGAGMVQAQMMGVQHQPVSSAPGQVVQGPPGGGQAALARPQMVNPGQMIGGVQNPQRGMAPPRQMMPQQGQAMMQGQGPLLANQSHQVTMQQQQLQQNAMMEQMMANQMQGNKQGFGSKGQPGVLQGQMMRGPSPNVQGNLVQFQPPTTQQPQQQGQQAQVLPVSSSPGQALGLHGPQVRLPGGHHLVQQQQLQQQNQQLQQQNQQLQQQNQQLQQQSQQQQMIQQVHLQQQQQQQLGEAGGGAGDMPLHQLIPDIQVQQQQQQQGMAVGMQVGNGHFPGHGLPFNPQFPSQMAMGGPCVQTGGFPGNKDVTLTSPLLVNLLQSDISASQFGAGGKQVAAAQAKPKKKKPPRKKKANGNGGTSGPQPEDMLSGLADVRPPSMDDPEMQGLSAVQGGGTDPATAKPPDFSSRSSGFPGHLGEQRLPQQMPVQFTQQQQQQQQQQQQHQQQFQQQQLQQQQQQQQQQLQQQHLQQQQQQQQQQQLQQQQLQHQQQHQQLQQQQLQQHHQLQQQQQQQQQHQQMQGQAGVMPQGQTQLHLHQLQQQQLQQPQHQQHHQHQHQQQQMMMRLMKQQEQAKNRMPLAQTGQPPRGPVTPTEAQRMPVSQQGSMPAMINLHGSSGVPPSPDKLRGVPLMVNPQLGGPARRMPLPESPQGGALPSAEDISGVHALQDRPAHEMSHPVGTGAPGLMSNQGPSPHLMKPGPSPVPPHQGPSPQPQQAGPMPPSHGLHFPSAPSTPQSSRPKTPNRASPRPYHHPVTPTNRPPSTEPSEISLSPERLNASIAGLFPPQINIPLPPRQPSLNRGFDQQGLNPTTLKAIGQAPPSLTSLNHSGSGGGQQTLPSSGSSGPMAGKAEKQPVGGGPVKRASPSNSRRSSPASSRKMTPSPGRQKGAKATLASPSHQPPQNVTASPSPALPCPGATPPVPLEAQRVQHPFQGMQGVHNNPAEAGQDVPGGPTEQQLVPLPRPQGEAHGPRVLPERDAVEDTARQGAAVVETVPAQDLKPSHTPILSQAPTSLSQLLDGSGLPSVSPETARNGALQGGQGQRESSILQGSDTSVPLNSSNPEHKPSLMSAPSPKLDPGASLGPSPHTSVSVSSNSGIGPNSAANASVVLPKQSSSCSTVTSPASQVAVFTTSSPVGSSPGMSPHVGSAQVSMAVSAPNKNTQPLERLPTSSPAASGAPPAQIVTAPMAVSAVFQSPVTSVPSSSSTVTEPLTAVGGAVHTPARSPAPAVMTTTQPSPAHIPHGQSGRVGAGFIQATPTQPLSAQPPLAWQRPGTPKQESSNPAERTAATLPAGQPSPRPYATSSSPFSQPMASPPPCPSPGAAGPCTQRSPLPHAAALPKVRPGLTLPSSTGVMVADPLRNTEGPSPGRPPEAAVASQPEQIPDSTRPQGSPLIAGPTEALDLNQPPAPLKNPTPPISSPPTAPTMPSPIPVPPISSPLPVLAPAPPHTFPAAPADTPGGPPTAPSAPEDQNPPAGVDTGLPAHSNVSETTGLAVSVQSEAPLQEGPPGEAAVSVQSETPLQEGPPAETAGNEPVPQNDQGCLKKRKAPNSLAQREDRAVPERAKGPGRRASRAEKEPEEGGESAENGQRKRATRPGSASAITTAGKDTNSSASPTQAKRRKSK, encoded by the exons ATGGCACACCGGCAAGGTCCAGGATGGCCCACTCCTGTGGGCCACACTGAGCTAGAGCGGGATTCTGGATtggaagatgatgatgatgacagcaGCAGCCGCCAGAGCAACCACGGCAATGGCCCCCTATTGGGTCAGTGTCCTGAGGAGGACTCCACTATCTTCGTTGCATTCCGGGGAAACATGGAGGACAAAGACTTCCAGGAGAAGCTGGACCGCATCTTGTATGGCATGCCAGAGATGCTGCAGCTTG ATGCTGAGAGAATGCAGCCGCGGCGCGTGGAGCCGTGGAACAGCGTGCGAGTCACCTTCAACATCCCGCGGGACGCTGCGGAGCGCCTGCGCATCCTGGCGCAGCATAACCAGCAGCAGCTGCGCGACCTGGGCATCCTGTCAGTGCAGATCGAGG GAGAAAGTGCTATTAATATTGCAATGGGGCAGAGCAGCGGCCAGGAGGTCAGAGTGAATGGACCAATGGGAGCTACCAGTAGCATGAAGATGGATGGAGGTTTTCCAGTGCAGCCGGGTCCAG GTGGCCTGCGGATGAACAACCCCTTGGCGATGATGGCTAACTCAGGGCCTGGTATGGCAGCTCCTGGGGTCAGTGGGCAGGCTCAGACAAGGGCCCCTCGACCTCCCACACATGCAG ATTCGATGGACCCAGTGCTGTCAGGTATGGCTgcacaccagcagcagcagcagcagcccctccACGGCCCGACGGTGCTGCCACCCCAGGGGCACCCCATGCAGGCTGGCCGGCAGCTCAGTCCTGCCaccctccagcagctccagcagcagcaggcccagcaCGCGCAGCTAGGGGGCGCTCGTGCTCCGTTCAACCCCTCAAACCCGATGGCGGTTCCACCAGGCTGGAACCAGCACCCCTCTGGTGTCCTGCAGCCCCCTCTGGGCCAGGGACCCATGGGCCCTGCCTGGAGGAAGGGGCTCCCCCAAACTCAGATGGCACCACGCCCCTCGCTGGCAACGGTCCAGGTGCCCAATCACCCTCCACCTCCCTACCCCTTTGGCAGCCAGCAGGCAAGCCAGGCCTTCGCTGCCAtggggcagcagcagcaacagcagcagcagcagctgggtgCCACCCAATTCGCAGCCCCCCAGCCCAAGGGCCTCCCGGGACCGCCATCGGGTGTGGCTGGCCCAAGGGCACCACCTCCTCAGCCACCCTCCACGACTCCCCAGGGTCACCCGGCCGCCAAGTCCCCCGCATCCTCGTCCTCGCCCTCTCCGTTCCAGCAGGGCTCACCCGGAACACCCCCGATGATGGGCCAGAACCAGGGCCAGCTGGGCCCCCGGCCCGCAACCCCGCAGAACTTCCCCCAGCAGGCCCTGCAGGGCAAACTGCAGCCCGGCATCGTAGGAATGCCTCCACAGGGCCAGGGCCCCCAGCCTGGGATGGGAG GCATGCCCAAGCGTATGCCCATGGGGTTCCCCAACGTGCAAGCCAGTCAGAACTTAATGCAGGGTCAGGTGACCAGCACTGCATCCATTCCCGGGCCTGGCACCAACCCCCAGCTGCAGAACAGCCAGAGCATGCAGCATGCAG GGGTTCAGCCCTCAGCCCTGAACCACCAGCAGCAAGGCTCCCATGGTCAGGCCAGCGTTAATCTGGGCAGCGTGTCAGGGCCTCATGCCGGGATGACCAGCCAGCCCACAGGGGCCACTGGTGGGGCTGGCATGGTACAGGCCCAGATGATGGGCGTCCAGCACCAGCCTGTCTCATCCGCCCCAGGACAGGTGGTGCAGGGCCCACCAGGTGGAGGCCAGGCTGCCCTTGCCAGGCCCCAGATGGTAAACCCGGGACAGATGATTGGGGGCGTCCAGAATCCTCAGAGGGGGATGGCCCCCCCCAGGCAGATGATGCCCCAGCAGGGCCAGGCAATGATGCAGGGACAGGGGCCTCTCCTCGCCAACCAGAGCCACCAGGTGaccatgcagcagcagcagctgcagcagaatgCCATGATGGAGCAAATGATGGCCAATCAGATGCAAGGAAACAAGCAGGGCTTTGGGTCCAAAGGTCAGCCAGGGGTCCTGCAGGGGCAGATGATGCGGGGCCCCTCGCCGAATGTGCAGGGCAACCTGGTCCAGTTCCAGCCTCCCACTACCCAGCAGCCTCAGCAGCAAGGGCAACAAGCTCAGGTGCTTCCTGTGAGCAGCAGTCCTGGCCAAGCCCTGGGCCTGCATGGGCCTCAGGTGAGGCTTCCGGGAGGCCATCATTTagttcagcagcagcagcttcaaCAGCAGAATCAGCAGCTTCAACAGCAAAACCAGCAGCTTCAACAGCAAAAccagcagcttcagcagcaaAGCCAACAGCAGCAGATGATCCAGCAGGtacacctccagcagcagcagcagcagcagctgggtgaGGCTGGCGGAGGTGCAGGGGATATGCCTCTGCACCAGCTGATCCCTGACatccaggtgcagcagcagcagcaacagcaggggATGGCTGTGGGCATGCAAGTTGGCAACGGCCACTTCCCTGGTCATGGATTGCCCTTTAACCCACAGTTTCCCAGCCAGATGGCCATGGGTGGCCCCTGTGTGCAGACTGGTGGTTTCCCTGGCAACAAGGATGTCACACTCACCAGTCCCCTGCTGGTCAATCTCCTGCAGAGCGACATCTCGGCGAGCCAGTTCGGCGCCGGGGGGAAGCAGGTTGCTGCCGCCCAGGCCAAACCCAAGAAGAAGAAGCCACCACGGAAGAAGAAGGCCAACGGAAACGGCGGCACGTCAGGACCTCAGCCTGAGGACATGCTTAG TGGTCTCGCGGATGTTCGACCCCCCAGTATGGACGACCCAGAGATGCAGGGCCTGAGTGCCGTTCAGGGAGGTGGAACAGACCCCGCCACGGCAAAACCACCTGACTTTAGCAGCAGGTCTTCAG GGTTTCCTGGTCATCTGGGAGAACAAAGGTTGCCACAGCAGATGCCTGTTCAgttcacacagcagcagcaacaacaacagcaacagcaacagcagcaccagcaacaattccagcagcaacagctccaacagcagcagcagcagcagcaacagcagctccaACAGCAACATcttcaacagcaacaacaacagcagcagcagcagcagctacaacagcaacagctccagcatcagcagcagcatcaacagcttcaacagcagcagcttcaaCAACACCACCAGctccaacagcaacaacagcagcaacagcagcaccagcagatGCAGGGCCAGGCAGGGGTGATGCCGCAGGGCCAGACACAGCTCCATCTGCACCAgttacaacagcagcaactACAGCAaccacagcaccagcagcatcaccagcaccagcaccaacagcagcagatgATGATGAGGCTCATGAAGCAGCAGGAACAGGCTAAGAACAGAATGCCACTCGCACAGACAGGTCAGCCTCCCAGGGGACCGGTGACCCCTACGGAAGCTCAGAGGATGCCTGTTTCACAGCAAGGCAGCATGCCGGCGATGATCAACCTGCACGGCTCATCTGGTGTCCCGCCTTCCCCGGACAAGCTCCGGGGGGTCCCTCTCATGGTGAACCCACAGCTGGGTGGACCTGCCAGGAGGATGCCGCTTCCCGAGTCACCACAAGGGGGCGCACTGCCGAGTGCCGAGGACATCTCCGGAGTGCACGCCCTGCAGGACCGGCCGGCTCACGAGATGAGTCACCCGGTGGGGACCGGTGCACCGGGACTGATGAGTAACCAAGGTCCCAGTCCACACCTGATGAAGCCAGGCCCCTCGCCCGTCCCGCCTCACCAGGggcccagcccccagccccagcAAGCGGGGCCCATGCCGCCGTCCCACGGCCTCCACTTCCCCAGCGCCCCCTCCACCCCGCAGAGCTCCCGCCCCAAGACCCCCAACCGGGCCAGTCCCAGGCCGTACCACCATCCGGTCACGCCCACCAACCGCCCGCCCAGCACGGAGCCCTCGGAGATCAGCCTCTCGCCCGAGCGTCTGAATGCCTCAATCGCTGGCCTCTTTCCCCCGCAGATCAACATCCCGCTGCCCCCTAGGCAGCCCAGCCTGAACCGAGGCTTTGACCAGCAGGGCCTCAACCCCACCACCCTGAAGGCTATTGGCCAGGCCCCACCCAGTCTGACATCTCTCAATCACAGCGGtagcggtggcggtcagcagACCCTCCCCTCGAGCGGCAGCTCTGGGCCCATGGCCGGCAAAGCTGAGAAGCAGCCCGTCGGAGGAGGCCCTGTAAAAAGAGCTAGCCCCAGCAACAGCCGACGGTCCAGCCCCGCGTCCAGCCGGAAGATGACCCCTAGCCCAGGCAGGCAGAAGGGGGCCAAAGCTACCCTTGCTTCTCCGTCTCATCAGCCGCCTCAAAACGTAACGGCAAGCCCCTCTCCGGCTCTCCCCTGTCCTGGGGCCACGCCACCGGTACCCCTGGAAGCGCAGAGAGTTCAGCACCCCTTCCAGGGCATGCAGGGTGTCCACAACAACCCTGCCGAAGCAGGCCAGGATGTTCCAGGAGGGCCCACCGAGCAGCAGCTAGTACCGCTGCCACGACCCCAGGGAGAGGCACACGGTCCTCGTGTCCTGCCAGAGAGGGATGCCGTGGAGGATACAGCGCGGCAGGGCGCTGCTGTGGTTGAGACCGTCCCCGCTCAGGACCTGAAGCCCTCTCACACTCCCATCCTCAGCCAGGCCCCCACCTCTCTGAGCCAGCTTCTAGATGGGTCGGGGTTACCCAGCGTGTCCCCGGAGACCGCTCGGAATGGGGCGTTGCAAGGAGGCCAGggtcagagggagagcagcattCTGCAGGGCTCCGACACCAGCGTCCCTCTGAATTCCAGCAACCCGGAGCACAAGCCCAGCCTCATGTCTGCTCCGAGTCCCAAACTCGACCCTGGTGCCAGTCTCGGACCAAGTCCTCACACGAGCGTTAGTGTCAGCAGCAACTCAGGAATTGGTCCAAACTCTGCAGCTAATGCCTCTGTAGTCCTGCCCAAACAAAGTTCCTCCTGCTCCACAGTCACCAGCCCCGCCAGTCAGGTGGCTGTTTTCACCACCTCCAGCCCCGTTGGCTCCTCCCCTGGCATGTCGCCCCATGTAGGCTCTGCTCAGGTTTCCATGGCAGTGTCTGCTCCAAATAAGAACACTCAACCCCTAGAAAGGCTGCCGACCTCCTCTCCGGCTGCTTCTGGCGCCCCTCCTGCCCAGATCGTCACTGCCCCCATGGCCGTTAGTGCAGTCTTTCAGTCACCTGTCACCTCTGTGCCATCCAGCTCCAGCACTGTGACAGAGCCCCTCACAGCGGTGGGGGGAGCAGTTCACACTCCAGCCAGATCCCCAGCCCCTGCTGTTATGACGACCACCCAGCCCTCCCCTGCCCACATACCACATGGCCAGTCTGGTCGTGTAGGGGCAGGGTTTATCCAGGCTACACCTACTCAGCCACTCAGTGCCCAGCCCCCACTGGCATGGCAACGCCCAGGAACCCCAAAGCAGGAGAGCAGCAACCCTGCTGAGAGAACAGCCGCTACCCTGCCCGCCGGCCAGCCATCACCCCGCCCCTATGCGACGTCCTCATCCCCTTTCTCCCAGCCTATGGCATCACCCCCTCCATGCCCCAGCCCAGGAGCTGCTGGTCCGTGTACCCAAAGGAGCCCTCTGCCCCATGCAGCGGCCTTGCCAAAGGTGCGACCGGGCTTGACACTCCCTAGCAGTACAGGTGTGATGGTGGCAGACCCTCTGAGGAACACAGAAGGCCCCTCCCCTGGTCGGCCACCAGAGGCCGCTGTTGCATCACAGCCAGAGCAGATACCCGACAGCACGCGGCCTCAGGGCTCTCCCCTGATAGCTGGCCCCACAGAGGCCTTGGACCTAAACCAGCCCCCCGCCCCTCTAAAAAATCCTACTCCACCCATTTCGTCTCCTCCTACAGCCCCGACCATGCCCTCCCCCATCCCTGTCCCTCCcatctcctcccctctccctgtcctggCTCCTGCCCCACCTCATACTTttccagcagcaccagcagacACCCCAGGAGGCCCCCCAACCGCACCATCTGCACCTGAAGACCAGAACCCCCCTGCAGGGGTGGATACCGGCCTGCCAGCTCACAGCAATGTGTCTGAAACCACGGGCCTTGCAG